A genomic window from Sulfurospirillum multivorans DSM 12446 includes:
- the groL gene encoding chaperonin GroEL (60 kDa chaperone family; promotes refolding of misfolded polypeptides especially under stressful conditions; forms two stacked rings of heptamers to form a barrel-shaped 14mer; ends can be capped by GroES; misfolded proteins enter the barrel where they are refolded when GroES binds): MAKEIQFSDNARNALYEGVKKLNDAVKVTMGPRGRNVLIQKSFGAPSITKDGVSVAKEIELKDTIENMGAQLVKEVASKTADQAGDGTTTATVLAHAIFKEGLRNITAGANPIEVKRGMDKAAEAIIAELKTMAKAVKDKKEIAQVATISANSDTVIGELIAEAMEKVGKDGVITVEEAKGIQDELDVVEGMQFDRGYLSPYFVTNPEKMQTILEHPYVLLYDKKVSNLKDLLPVLEQVQKTGKPLLIIAEDIDGEALATLVVNKLRGVLNIAAVKAPGFGDRRKAMLEDIAIISGGEVISEELGRTLEAATLADLGQAARIVIDKDNTTIVNGNGDKARIDARVGQIKAQIAETSSDYDREKLQERLAKLSGGVAVIKVGASTETEMKEKKDRVDDALSATKAAVEEGIVVGGGSAFLLANAKIKLNLTGDEAIGAEIVTRALKAPLKQIAENAGFDAGVVANNVLTSNKPNYGFNAATGEYVDMFEAGIVDPVKVSRIALQNAVSVASLLLTTEATITNAKEDKAPSMPDMSGMGGMGGMGGMM, translated from the coding sequence ATGGCAAAAGAGATTCAATTTTCAGACAATGCTCGCAATGCACTCTACGAAGGTGTTAAAAAACTCAATGACGCTGTAAAAGTTACAATGGGACCACGCGGTCGTAATGTTTTGATCCAAAAAAGCTTTGGCGCTCCTAGCATCACCAAAGATGGTGTTTCTGTGGCTAAAGAGATCGAACTTAAAGATACCATCGAAAACATGGGCGCTCAACTCGTTAAAGAAGTGGCTTCTAAAACGGCGGATCAAGCGGGTGATGGTACCACCACTGCAACGGTTTTGGCACATGCTATTTTCAAAGAGGGTCTTAGAAACATCACTGCGGGTGCAAACCCTATTGAAGTGAAACGTGGTATGGACAAAGCAGCAGAAGCGATCATCGCTGAGCTTAAAACAATGGCAAAAGCGGTTAAAGATAAAAAAGAGATCGCACAAGTTGCAACGATTTCTGCCAACTCAGACACGGTTATCGGTGAGTTGATCGCTGAAGCGATGGAAAAAGTGGGCAAAGACGGTGTTATTACCGTTGAAGAAGCAAAAGGCATCCAAGACGAGTTAGACGTTGTTGAGGGTATGCAGTTTGACCGTGGTTACCTCTCTCCTTACTTTGTGACCAATCCTGAGAAAATGCAGACGATTTTAGAGCATCCTTATGTTTTATTGTATGACAAAAAAGTTTCTAACCTTAAAGATCTTCTCCCTGTACTTGAGCAAGTTCAAAAAACAGGTAAACCTCTTCTTATCATCGCTGAAGACATTGACGGTGAAGCGTTGGCAACGTTAGTTGTTAACAAACTCAGAGGTGTTTTGAATATCGCTGCGGTTAAAGCGCCAGGTTTTGGTGATAGAAGAAAAGCAATGCTTGAAGACATCGCGATCATCAGTGGTGGTGAAGTGATCAGTGAAGAGCTAGGACGCACACTTGAAGCAGCTACCTTGGCTGATCTTGGTCAAGCAGCACGCATCGTGATCGACAAAGACAATACAACCATCGTTAACGGTAATGGTGATAAAGCGCGCATTGACGCTCGTGTTGGTCAGATTAAAGCGCAAATCGCTGAGACAAGCAGTGACTACGATAGAGAAAAACTTCAAGAGCGTTTAGCAAAACTTAGCGGTGGTGTTGCGGTCATTAAAGTGGGCGCTTCAACGGAAACTGAGATGAAAGAGAAAAAAGATAGAGTAGATGATGCACTTTCAGCGACTAAAGCGGCTGTTGAAGAAGGCATCGTTGTGGGTGGTGGTTCTGCATTCTTGCTTGCAAACGCAAAAATCAAACTCAACCTCACTGGCGATGAAGCGATTGGCGCTGAGATCGTTACACGCGCTCTTAAAGCTCCATTGAAACAAATCGCTGAAAATGCGGGCTTTGATGCAGGCGTTGTGGCGAACAATGTTCTAACAAGCAACAAACCAAACTATGGCTTCAACGCTGCAACGGGCGAGTATGTCGATATGTTTGAAGCGGGCATCGTTGATCCTGTTAAAGTTTCACGTATTGCACTTCAAAATGCGGTTTCGGTTGCAAGTCTACTTTTGACAACAGAAGCTACCATCACCAATGCAAAAGAGGATAAAGCTCCTTCAATGCCAGATATGAGTGGAATGGGCGGAATGGGAGGCATGGGCGGAATGATGTAA
- the groES gene encoding co-chaperone GroES, producing MTFKPLGKRVLLERVEEATKTASGIIIPDNAKEKPLSGIVRAVSPKVEEKGLVSVGDKVVFAKYAGTELTLDGKTYVVMTIDDILGVL from the coding sequence ATGACTTTTAAACCACTTGGAAAACGTGTACTTCTTGAAAGAGTCGAAGAAGCTACGAAAACAGCATCAGGTATTATCATTCCTGACAATGCCAAAGAAAAACCTCTTAGCGGTATTGTTAGAGCAGTCAGTCCTAAAGTTGAAGAAAAAGGACTTGTAAGTGTTGGTGACAAGGTTGTCTTTGCAAAATATGCAGGCACAGAGCTTACGCTTGATGGCAAAACCTACGTGGTGATGACTATCGACGACATTCTTGGCGTTTTATAA
- a CDS encoding DUF6538 domain-containing protein, which produces MKNIYLRKNIFYYRKSIPKNLKKFFQNKVLYIRTLSTKSKTLALKYAKILNQKFNAIKEVYFMSFDINLIHQLVEEFHNTLLEDTEKDLYSIKNPEDTLFALGLEDNIKQLQNEYEDGIYDKNEIQTILNKISYKPNNDEINEIGKILLSSKINHLKTINNKIDNSYYNKPKPIIKKVVAGIETNKPYRNVKSTFERFKK; this is translated from the coding sequence ATGAAAAATATCTATCTTCGTAAAAATATTTTCTATTATCGTAAATCAATCCCAAAAAACTTAAAAAAATTTTTCCAAAATAAAGTTCTTTATATTCGCACACTAAGTACTAAATCTAAGACTTTAGCTCTAAAGTATGCTAAGATATTAAATCAAAAATTTAATGCTATTAAAGAGGTTTATTTTATGTCATTTGATATTAACTTAATTCATCAACTTGTTGAGGAGTTTCATAATACACTTTTAGAAGATACTGAAAAGGATTTATATAGTATTAAAAACCCTGAAGATACTTTATTTGCTTTAGGTTTAGAAGATAATATTAAACAATTACAAAACGAATATGAAGATGGGATTTATGATAAAAACGAAATTCAAACAATATTAAATAAAATAAGTTATAAACCAAATAACGACGAAATAAACGAAATAGGTAAAATTCTATTAAGTAGTAAAATAAACCATTTAAAAACAATTAACAACAAGATAGATAATAGTTATTATAATAAACCAAAACCAATAATAAAAAAAGTTGTTGCTGGAATAGAAACAAATAAACCATATAGAAATGTAAAATCAACTTTTGAACGATTTAAAAAATAG
- a CDS encoding transposase family protein → MKKYEQMQKRKPKDFKRHIGVNEETFNAMIEVFRQYDENRKKGLGVGGRRSLSPENKVLLMLGYYREYRTLEHIGFDYGVSESTASRIVCEVEEVLIKSGRFSLPSKRELYKSDVALSFVVIDATETPCQRPKKSKESTTQVSKSVIPLKDRL, encoded by the coding sequence ATGAAAAAATATGAACAAATGCAAAAGCGTAAACCCAAAGATTTTAAGCGCCATATTGGCGTTAATGAAGAGACATTTAACGCAATGATAGAGGTGTTTAGGCAATACGATGAGAATCGTAAAAAAGGATTAGGTGTAGGAGGGAGGAGATCTCTTTCACCAGAAAATAAAGTACTTTTGATGCTTGGCTATTATCGTGAGTATCGCACCCTTGAACATATTGGATTTGATTATGGTGTGAGTGAATCAACGGCTTCAAGGATTGTATGTGAAGTAGAAGAAGTGTTGATTAAGTCTGGTAGATTTTCATTGCCAAGCAAGAGAGAACTCTATAAAAGTGATGTTGCCCTCTCTTTTGTTGTCATTGATGCGACAGAAACGCCTTGTCAAAGACCCAAAAAAAGCAAAGAGAGTACTACTCAGGTAAGCAAAAGCGTCATACCCTTAAAGGACAGATTGTGA
- a CDS encoding transposase family protein, which translates to MSKTQKKQREYYSGKQKRHTLKGQIVIDKEERIMCVHTAKGTTHDFRLFQESNLPLMPKTCVYVDLGYLGIAKEHSHCQIPHKASKLHPLSEEQKEENRQKASARICVEHVNAKIKTFQILTQKYRNRRKRFNLRFNLICGLINFDRGFAVEYK; encoded by the coding sequence TTGTCAAAGACCCAAAAAAAGCAAAGAGAGTACTACTCAGGTAAGCAAAAGCGTCATACCCTTAAAGGACAGATTGTGATTGATAAAGAGGAGAGGATTATGTGTGTGCATACCGCTAAAGGTACGACACATGATTTTAGACTGTTTCAAGAATCTAATCTCCCCTTGATGCCCAAGACCTGTGTTTATGTTGATTTGGGATATCTGGGTATTGCCAAAGAACATAGCCATTGTCAAATTCCCCATAAAGCCTCCAAACTTCATCCTTTGAGTGAGGAGCAAAAAGAGGAAAACAGACAAAAAGCAAGTGCTAGAATATGTGTTGAACATGTGAATGCTAAAATCAAAACATTTCAGATACTCACCCAAAAATACAGAAACAGAAGAAAACGATTCAATCTACGCTTTAATTTGATATGTGGATTAATCAACTTTGACCGTGGTTTTGCTGTGGAATACAAATGA
- a CDS encoding tyrosine-type recombinase/integrase produces MDNEQLGNRALNLLDLYFKDKNLMDIEFDDLEDFRDILLEIPKRLTTYNFFKGKDLDFILENNDDYDKLDNTTINNYIEKVNLYFSYMHKLKYIIGEDFIIPTYDENGKNREPYTYEEVSKIFDLMKNDTLENRFITYIAAYQGMRLKEITQLQKEDIVKIGDIFCISINTKEDKTTKTKKSVRTIPIHNKLLEFGLLEFVNSKDKELFTISNKNFSSYFRKYYKSLINDEKTFYCLRHLVIDIFKQSDCKIEHYQAFVGHSQGKDTITMDYGNPFNVKLLAKLLQFIDY; encoded by the coding sequence TTGGATAATGAACAATTAGGCAATAGAGCTCTAAATCTTTTAGATTTGTATTTTAAAGACAAAAATTTAATGGATATTGAATTCGATGATTTAGAAGATTTTAGAGACATTTTGTTGGAAATACCAAAAAGATTAACAACTTATAATTTTTTTAAAGGTAAAGATTTAGATTTTATTTTGGAAAATAATGATGATTACGATAAGTTAGATAATACAACTATTAACAATTATATAGAAAAAGTTAATCTATATTTTAGTTATATGCACAAATTAAAGTACATAATAGGTGAAGATTTTATTATTCCAACTTATGACGAAAATGGAAAAAATAGAGAACCTTATACCTATGAAGAAGTTTCTAAAATCTTTGATTTAATGAAAAATGACACTTTAGAAAATAGATTTATTACATATATAGCTGCTTACCAGGGAATGCGATTAAAGGAAATAACACAATTACAAAAAGAGGATATTGTTAAGATTGGAGATATTTTTTGTATTAGTATAAATACAAAAGAAGATAAAACAACTAAAACTAAAAAAAGTGTAAGAACAATACCTATCCATAATAAGTTGTTGGAATTTGGATTATTAGAATTTGTAAATTCTAAGGATAAAGAATTATTTACAATATCAAATAAAAATTTTAGTTCCTATTTTAGAAAATATTACAAATCTTTAATAAATGACGAAAAAACCTTTTATTGTTTAAGACATTTGGTTATAGATATTTTTAAACAAAGTGATTGCAAAATAGAACATTACCAAGCTTTTGTTGGACATAGTCAAGGAAAAGACACTATTACTATGGATTATGGAAATCCATTTAATGTTAAACTATTAGCTAAATTATTACAATTTATAGATTATTGA
- a CDS encoding IS3 family transposase (programmed frameshift) — translation MANKLYTDEFKQEAVNQIIKNGYPIKDTAQRLGVHPDSLKAWIKIYSNPQSTSQHQASKDLSSENRKLKAELKRVTEERDILKKGRSVLCQKPKVKYAFIKEYEPLYPVRRMCKTLQVHFSGYYAWAKQPESKRDIANKVVLHHIKEAYEHSGRIYGYRTVTKDLVASGIGVNKKRVARLMGEAKLFGAGVKQRKPRYKKGKRHVAHPNHLGQCFNVQEPNHTWVTDITYIKTYEGWFYLAVVLDLFSRKIAGWATSHRMTTGLALKALEMATFRQKPHHEVIVHSDQGSQYSSYEWQALLQKYNLIPSMSRRGNCYDNAVAESFFKTFKRECVKKQIYITREEAQSDIFYYIEMFYNSTRRHSYLGYISPNEFEKRYNEKLNMASQN, via the exons ATGGCAAATAAACTATACACAGACGAGTTCAAACAAGAGGCTGTCAACCAAATTATCAAAAATGGTTATCCCATTAAAGATACTGCACAAAGATTGGGAGTGCATCCTGATTCGCTCAAAGCATGGATAAAAATCTACAGTAATCCGCAAAGTACCTCACAACACCAAGCTTCCAAAGATTTGTCATCGGAAAATAGAAAGCTCAAAGCAGAATTAAAAAGAGTCACAGAGGAGCGCGATATTCTAAAAAAGG GCCGCAGCGTACTTTGCCAAAAACCAAAAGTAAAGTACGCCTTTATCAAAGAGTATGAGCCACTCTATCCTGTGAGAAGAATGTGCAAAACTTTGCAAGTTCATTTTAGTGGTTATTACGCATGGGCTAAACAACCAGAGTCAAAGCGTGACATAGCTAATAAAGTTGTGTTGCACCACATTAAAGAGGCTTATGAGCATAGTGGGCGTATTTATGGATATCGAACTGTTACAAAAGATCTTGTGGCATCAGGTATTGGTGTTAATAAAAAACGCGTTGCAAGATTGATGGGTGAAGCCAAACTCTTTGGTGCAGGTGTAAAGCAGAGAAAACCTCGTTACAAAAAAGGGAAAAGACATGTGGCGCATCCTAACCATCTTGGACAGTGCTTCAATGTTCAAGAGCCAAATCACACATGGGTAACAGATATAACCTATATCAAAACATACGAAGGATGGTTTTATTTAGCAGTTGTATTAGATCTTTTTAGCAGAAAAATAGCAGGATGGGCAACAAGTCATCGCATGACAACTGGGTTGGCTCTAAAAGCCCTGGAAATGGCAACCTTTAGACAAAAACCACATCATGAAGTGATTGTACACTCAGACCAAGGCTCACAATATAGCTCATACGAGTGGCAAGCACTTCTCCAAAAATACAACCTTATCCCTAGTATGAGCAGGCGAGGAAATTGTTATGATAATGCAGTTGCTGAGAGCTTTTTTAAAACATTTAAGCGTGAATGTGTCAAAAAGCAGATTTATATTACACGAGAAGAAGCACAATCAGACATATTTTACTACATCGAAATGTTTTATAATTCAACTAGAAGGCATAGTTATCTTGGTTATATTTCACCCAATGAATTTGAAAAAAGATATAATGAGAAATTAAATATGGCTTCGCAGAATTAA
- a CDS encoding MBOAT family O-acyltransferase, which yields MGGNKKSSLRTYTNLMATFVIGGFWHGAGWTFLFWGFLHGMALVIHRLWSNLGFKMWTWLAWLITFNFVNVAWIFFRAREWEDAIKVLSSMFSLNNVVLPNFLESKLQFLKSFEIIFGGFVENIGGDYFTPLWFVLAFVLVLAFKNSMYYLNIKLNKKYLILSIFLFSYAFITSLVSSSNVFLYFNF from the coding sequence TTGGGTGGAAATAAGAAATCGTCTTTAAGAACATATACAAATTTAATGGCAACTTTTGTAATAGGTGGATTCTGGCATGGAGCAGGATGGACATTTTTGTTTTGGGGTTTTCTGCATGGAATGGCTTTAGTAATTCATAGACTTTGGTCAAACCTTGGATTTAAGATGTGGACTTGGTTAGCTTGGTTAATTACATTTAACTTTGTAAATGTAGCATGGATATTTTTTAGGGCTCGTGAGTGGGAAGATGCTATTAAGGTTTTGAGTTCTATGTTTAGTTTGAATAATGTTGTGTTGCCAAATTTTTTAGAATCAAAACTTCAATTTTTAAAATCATTTGAAATTATTTTTGGTGGATTTGTAGAAAATATTGGTGGAGATTATTTTACTCCTTTATGGTTTGTTTTGGCATTTGTTTTAGTTTTAGCTTTTAAAAATAGTATGTATTATTTAAATATTAAATTGAATAAAAAATATTTGATATTATCGATTTTCTTATTTTCTTATGCTTTTATAACTTCTTTAGTAAGTTCGTCAAATGTATTTTTATATTTTAATTTTTAG
- a CDS encoding alginate O-acetyltransferase AlgX-related protein has protein sequence MSNKKFIKYFIIVSFLIISFIPILNFIILGKEIKKENIYTLDNFEAYRNYIIYKKFNYSMNQAQVIAGKDDFLFLGNNYDNVLHKTNGIYKPTNEEINNWTNKLKDLQKWYEERGINFVIVIAPNKHSIYKEKLPNWMQYDGKTITDNIVEQSNLKDINILDLRNIISNNKKDKLLYFKTDTHWNNLGASIAYSETINYINNKFNLNLQKPNYTIKDQFGPSGDLSSFLKINTILDEKYENSYILNFENNQEVCHGNIIKNNGILEKCNNKLNPIMGINAQPQYIINKNIKDNKKLLLLCDSFGTATSELYNLTFNTIWKWHYGQINGEKLSNFVEENKPDLVIYQIVERALYNDSIVTSIPNISQISIDNINLENQIFDIKQNNYFKNEQLELDFKNENYNLNAINSDPIIILNETKANSKNVILSYEINSNVDTTFQLFYKKDNNSNYNEADSYRILLKIGNNKINLLIPSEYINNNLRVDLVSNIGNYEIKKFKIYSNK, from the coding sequence TTGAGTAATAAAAAATTTATAAAATATTTTATAATAGTCTCTTTTCTAATTATTTCGTTTATTCCTATTTTAAATTTTATTATATTGGGTAAAGAGATAAAAAAAGAAAATATTTACACTCTTGATAATTTTGAAGCATACAGAAATTATATAATTTATAAAAAGTTTAATTATTCTATGAATCAAGCGCAAGTAATAGCAGGTAAAGATGATTTTTTATTTTTAGGTAATAATTATGATAATGTTTTACATAAAACAAATGGAATCTATAAGCCTACAAATGAAGAGATTAATAATTGGACAAATAAATTAAAAGATTTACAAAAATGGTATGAAGAAAGAGGTATTAACTTCGTAATTGTAATTGCTCCTAATAAACACTCTATTTATAAGGAAAAATTGCCAAATTGGATGCAATATGATGGAAAAACGATTACTGATAATATTGTTGAACAATCAAATTTAAAAGATATAAATATTTTAGATTTGAGGAATATAATAAGCAACAATAAAAAAGACAAATTACTATATTTTAAAACAGATACGCATTGGAATAATCTGGGAGCTTCAATAGCTTATTCAGAAACAATAAATTACATTAATAATAAATTTAATTTAAATCTTCAAAAACCTAATTATACTATCAAAGATCAATTTGGACCTTCGGGAGATTTATCTTCTTTTTTGAAAATAAATACAATATTAGATGAAAAATATGAGAATTCATATATTTTAAACTTTGAGAATAATCAAGAAGTATGTCATGGGAATATTATTAAAAATAATGGAATATTAGAAAAATGTAATAATAAGTTAAATCCAATAATGGGAATAAATGCTCAGCCTCAATATATAATAAATAAAAATATAAAAGACAATAAAAAACTTTTATTACTTTGTGATTCTTTTGGAACAGCTACTTCTGAATTATATAATTTGACTTTTAATACTATTTGGAAATGGCATTATGGACAAATTAATGGAGAAAAATTATCAAACTTTGTAGAAGAAAATAAACCAGATCTAGTAATATATCAAATAGTTGAAAGAGCTTTATATAATGATTCAATAGTTACATCTATACCTAATATTTCTCAAATATCTATTGATAACATTAATTTAGAAAACCAAATTTTTGATATTAAGCAAAATAATTATTTTAAAAATGAACAATTAGAGTTGGATTTTAAGAATGAGAATTATAATTTAAATGCAATAAATAGTGACCCCATAATTATTTTAAATGAAACAAAAGCAAATTCTAAAAATGTGATTTTAAGTTATGAAATAAATTCAAATGTTGATACAACTTTTCAATTATTCTATAAAAAAGATAATAATTCAAACTATAATGAAGCAGACTCATATCGAATTCTACTAAAAATAGGAAATAATAAAATAAATTTACTAATACCTTCTGAATATATTAATAATAATTTAAGAGTTGATTTAGTTTCTAATATAGGAAATTATGAGATTAAAAAGTTTAAAATATATAGTAATAAATAG
- a CDS encoding transcriptional regulator yields the protein MSNFVQVNVISHSKNSLGSCYEHNVERLKDGEDLPHLLEECNCLGNENITFSHIVVSCGTFEENLRNFYAQQTKSNNYSDLKNSFDTLENLRLEQLKNENREDYQTKHLIEFEVGISEEKAKEYLSLGIDINEGFKQYINDLKAKFGMNTLQMSIHRDEGYIDKDNVLHHNFHGHFLVHNYNFETKKAILSNFRKKDYRQLQTLAQKSFNQVGLDFKRGLSKFQTKLKHQKRNDFILHKQNQELKILQTDLLQKNQEIKDLYTLLNSQKNQLKELRLQFKKDSNIYKMLSLNIKNLSFEEQTKREEFRQLDTKIKELKNQVQREEQIIQEDLEYANEIKSYFKTYLKENTTKSKDNKYYINNINEFYKSLVDNFYNVSNLDLKLEKLEKLKNENSILKSHLEKSKLDNQSLNEHLKKLDLLNIKIKDLIDKKDLLEEENYNLKIYLKDKNLEEDYQNFTRKLEHNFEFER from the coding sequence ATGAGTAATTTTGTACAAGTAAATGTAATTAGCCATTCAAAAAATAGTTTAGGCTCTTGTTATGAACATAATGTTGAAAGATTAAAAGATGGGGAAGATTTACCCCATCTTTTAGAAGAATGTAATTGTCTTGGAAATGAAAATATTACCTTTTCTCACATCGTTGTTTCTTGTGGAACTTTTGAAGAAAATCTAAGAAACTTTTACGCACAACAAACAAAATCAAATAATTATAGTGATCTGAAAAATAGTTTTGATACTTTGGAAAATCTAAGACTTGAACAATTAAAAAATGAAAATAGAGAAGATTATCAAACCAAACACCTAATTGAATTTGAGGTAGGTATTAGTGAAGAAAAGGCAAAAGAGTATCTTAGCCTTGGAATTGATATAAATGAGGGTTTTAAACAATATATAAATGATTTAAAAGCTAAATTTGGAATGAATACACTTCAAATGTCAATCCATAGAGATGAGGGTTATATTGATAAAGATAATGTTCTTCATCATAATTTCCATGGGCATTTTTTAGTGCATAATTATAATTTTGAAACAAAGAAAGCAATCCTATCAAATTTTAGAAAAAAAGATTATAGACAATTACAAACTCTAGCTCAAAAATCTTTCAATCAAGTTGGATTAGATTTTAAAAGAGGATTATCAAAATTTCAAACAAAACTAAAACATCAAAAAAGAAATGATTTTATTTTACATAAGCAAAATCAAGAATTGAAGATTTTACAAACTGATCTGCTACAAAAAAATCAAGAAATTAAAGATTTATATACTTTACTAAATAGTCAAAAAAATCAACTAAAAGAGTTAAGACTTCAATTTAAAAAGGATAGTAATATTTATAAAATGTTATCTCTTAATATTAAAAATCTCTCTTTTGAAGAACAAACAAAAAGAGAAGAATTTAGACAACTTGATACTAAAATCAAAGAACTAAAAAATCAAGTTCAAAGGGAAGAACAAATTATTCAAGAGGATTTAGAATATGCCAATGAAATAAAATCTTATTTCAAAACATACCTAAAAGAAAACACCACAAAATCTAAAGATAATAAATATTACATCAATAACATAAATGAGTTTTATAAATCATTAGTTGATAACTTTTACAATGTGTCAAACTTGGATCTGAAATTAGAAAAACTTGAAAAGTTGAAAAATGAAAACTCTATTTTAAAAAGTCATTTGGAAAAATCAAAATTGGATAACCAATCTTTGAATGAACATTTAAAGAAGTTGGATTTATTGAATATCAAAATCAAAGATTTGATTGATAAAAAAGACCTATTAGAAGAAGAAAACTATAATTTGAAAATCTATTTGAAAGACAAAAATCTTGAGGAAGATTATCAAAATTTTACAAGAAAATTAGAACATAATTTTGAGTTTGAAAGGTAG
- a CDS encoding DUF6538 domain-containing protein, with protein sequence MKNIYLRNNIFYYRKSIPIQLKIFFKNKSLYIRTLSTKSRVLALKYAKCQTKC encoded by the coding sequence ATGAAAAACATCTACTTAAGAAATAATATTTTTTACTATCGAAAATCAATTCCAATACAATTAAAAATCTTTTTTAAAAACAAATCCTTATATATACGCACATTAAGCACTAAATCAAGAGTTTTAGCATTAAAGTATGCTAAATGTCAGACGAAGTGCTAA
- the istA gene encoding IS21 family transposase, whose amino-acid sequence MIKKFLAEGLSKSAIARKLGISRDTVRRYANLPDDYVPHINRPPVINSVDPYLPHIAKMLEMAEATKSEIPLTVIYEEIKKLGYEGSLRWLQQVIQRYELRSRAKLDEPIIRFETKPAQQMQVDWIEFPKDNLSAFVATMGYSRASYVEYVNNEKIETLIGCHMNAFSYFGGVPTECLYDNMKTVILGRNSYGRGKHKLNPLFEDFAKHCGFSIKVCKPYRAKTKGKVERFNHYLRYNFHNGLIVRLSMKHYALTLDNANAEVLKWLDNTANKRIHQTTLQIPFELLAQEQLQLRPVPKAYQGIHPKALIESVAKKYTPINSYHDIDKLYIPHRDIQCYDEFIPIVANIILPVGLYGGALWN is encoded by the coding sequence ATGATAAAGAAGTTTTTAGCTGAGGGTTTGAGTAAGAGTGCCATTGCACGAAAGTTAGGTATTTCAAGAGATACCGTAAGGCGTTACGCCAATCTTCCTGATGATTATGTTCCTCATATTAATCGACCTCCTGTCATCAATAGTGTTGATCCTTATCTACCGCATATTGCCAAGATGTTAGAGATGGCAGAAGCGACGAAAAGTGAAATCCCTTTAACGGTTATTTATGAAGAGATTAAGAAGCTAGGCTATGAGGGAAGTTTGCGTTGGTTGCAGCAAGTTATCCAAAGATATGAGTTAAGAAGTCGAGCCAAATTGGATGAACCTATCATTCGCTTTGAAACCAAACCTGCCCAACAGATGCAAGTCGATTGGATAGAGTTTCCAAAGGATAATTTATCAGCATTTGTGGCAACGATGGGATATTCTAGGGCTTCGTATGTGGAATATGTCAATAATGAGAAGATAGAGACGCTCATTGGATGCCATATGAATGCCTTTAGCTACTTTGGAGGTGTTCCAACGGAGTGTTTGTATGACAATATGAAAACGGTTATTTTAGGACGGAATAGTTATGGCAGAGGCAAACATAAACTCAATCCACTCTTTGAGGACTTTGCCAAACACTGTGGCTTTAGCATCAAAGTCTGCAAACCCTACCGTGCCAAGACCAAAGGAAAAGTAGAGAGATTTAACCATTATCTACGGTATAACTTTCATAATGGATTGATAGTGAGACTTTCTATGAAGCATTATGCATTAACGCTGGATAATGCGAATGCAGAAGTGCTCAAATGGTTGGATAATACCGCCAATAAACGCATCCACCAAACAACATTACAGATACCATTTGAATTATTAGCACAAGAGCAGCTGCAACTGCGTCCTGTGCCTAAAGCCTATCAAGGAATCCACCCTAAAGCTTTGATTGAAAGTGTAGCTAAAAAATATACGCCAATCAATTCATACCATGACATCGATAAGCTCTACATTCCCCATCGTGACATTCAATGCTACGATGAGTTTATCCCGATCGTTGCCAATATTATTCTTCCAGTTGGATTATACGGTGGTGCATTATGGAATTAA